The following proteins are co-located in the Solanum pennellii chromosome 1, SPENNV200 genome:
- the LOC107008053 gene encoding uncharacterized protein LOC107008053 produces MDAQMRDALSPPQVKATFHLGSEAYSVEACKGILSEQLISMKEQSMTILKDYITKHNVPNEVPDEPEEFSSEDDGEIPEQPPVKSKKRN; encoded by the exons ATGGATGCTCAAATGCGAGATGCATTATCCCCTCCTCAAGTTAAAGCAACATTTCACCTAGGATCAGAAGCATACTCTGTTGAGGCATGTAAAGGGATTTTATCGGAGCAACTGATATCTATGAAAGAGCAAAGCATGACCATACTAAAGGACTATATCACCAAGCATAATGTTCCAAATGAAGTCCCAGATGAACCAGAAGAATTTTCCTCAGAAGATGATGGTGAAATTCCCGAGCAGCCCCCTGTAAAATCCAAGAAGCGCAA TTGA
- the LOC107031817 gene encoding ammonium transporter 3 member 2-like yields the protein MQGTPSLMGLPSNLSPDEASPGWMNKGDNAWQLTAATLVGLQCVPGLVILYGGMVKKKWAINSAFMALYAFASVLICWVGWGYRMSFGDKLVAFWGKPSVALDEKYLLRQAFLGYFPTATMVFFQFVFAAITPILIAGALLGRMNFIAWMLFVPLWHTFSYTIGAFSIWCPDGWLYKLGVIDFAGGFVIHLSSGVAGFTAAYWVGPRLDKDRERFPPNNILMMLAGAGLLWMGWTGFNGGAPYTASTDASLAILNTHVCTATSLLTWLVLDIAVSGKPSVIGAVNGMITGLVCITPGAGVVQSWAAILMGLISGSVPWYTMTILHKKVKLLMHVDDTLYVFHTHALAGISGGILTGFFAVPKLCRLFYLVPEWERYIGLAYGLQTGRTLAGLRQMGAQLAGVGFIVCLNIVMTSLVCLFIKLIVPLRLYEGVLQIGDDAIHGEEAYVLWDDEEKYENTQVNSAYDADEYPSVVSKTLSELQMV from the exons ATGCAAGGGACGCCGTCACTAATGGGACTTCCCTCAAATCTATCACCAGATGAGGCAAGTCCGGGATGGATGAACAAAGGTGACAACGCGTGGCAGCTCACAGCTGCCACCCTAGTCGGGCTCCAGTGTGTGCCCGGCTTAGTCATTCTCTATGGTGGCATGGTGAAGAAGAAATGGGCAATTAATTCCGCGTTCATGGCACTCTATGCCTTTGCCTCCGTTCTCATATGTTGGGTTGGATGGGGCTACCGGATGTCATTCGGTGACAAGCTCGTGGCCTTCTGGGGTAAACCATCCGTCGCCTTGGACGAGAAGTACCTTCTTAGACAAGCATTTCTGGGATACTTCCCCACAGCAACAATGGTGTTTTTTCAGTTTGTTTTCGCAGCCATTACGCCAATCTTGATAGCTGGGGCGCTTCTTGGGAGGATGAATTTTATAGCTTGGATGTTGTTCGTACCTTTGTGGCATACTTTTTCGTATACCATTGGTGCATTTAGCATTTGGTGCCCAGATGGATGGCTGTACAAATTAGGAGTGATTGATTTTGCAGGAGGATTTGTTATTCATCTCTCTTCTGGTGTTGCTGGATTTACTGCAGCTTATTGg GTAGGTCCCAGGCTGGACAAAGACAGAGAGAGGTTTCCACCAAACAACATTCTCATGATGTTAGCCGGCGCCGGCCTTCTATGGATGGGTTGGACTGGATTCAATGGAGGAGCACCTTATACCGCCAGCACTGACGCCTCCTTAGCCATATTGAATACACATGTCTGCACCGCCACCAGCCTCCTTACTTGGCTGGTCCTAGACATTGCTGTTTCTGGCAAACCCTCTGTGATCGGAGCTGTTAATGGGATGATCACCGGCCTTGTTTGCATCACCCCTGGTGCAG GAGTTGTTCAGAGTTGGGCGGCCATCCTGATGGGCTTAATTTCAGGAAGTGTTCCATGGTACACAATGACAATCCTTCACAAGAAGGTCAAGCTATTAATGCATGTCGACGATACCTTATATGTCTTCCATACCCATGCCCTAGCAGGAATTTCGGGCGGTATTCTCACTGGATTTTTCGCTGTGCCAAAGCTCTGTAG GCTATTTTACCTCGTACCTGAATGGGAAAGGTACATTGGCCTAGCCTATGGTTTACAGACAGGCCGAACCTTAGCTGGGCTCCGGCAAATGGGAGCTCAACTAGCTGGTGTTGGATTCATAGTATGTCTAAATATTGTCATGACAAGCTTGGTCTGTCTGTTCATCAAGTTGATAGTGCCTCTTAGGTTGTACGAAGGGGTGTTGCAAATTGGAGATGACGCTATCCATGGAGAGGAAGCATATGTATTATGGGATGATGAAGAGAAATATGAGAATACCCAGGTTAATTCTGCATATGATGCTGATGAGTATCCATCAGTTGTTTCAAAGACACTGAGTGAACTCCAAATGGTATAA